In the Candidatus Electrothrix rattekaaiensis genome, one interval contains:
- a CDS encoding Txe/YoeB family addiction module toxin produces the protein MINWHIQAWEDYLYWQKKDKRILKRINALIKDITREPFTGIGKPEPLKHNWRGFWSRRINDEHRLVYTVQDGDVIIAQCRYHYDK, from the coding sequence ATGATTAATTGGCATATTCAGGCATGGGAAGACTACCTTTATTGGCAGAAAAAAGATAAACGTATTCTCAAACGGATCAATGCGCTGATAAAAGATATAACAAGAGAACCTTTTACCGGAATCGGGAAGCCGGAGCCGCTAAAGCATAATTGGCGCGGGTTCTGGAGCAGACGCATCAACGATGAACACAGGCTTGTCTATACTGTTCAGGATGGAGATGTGATCATAGCGCAATGCCGGTATCATTATGATAAATAA
- a CDS encoding FAD-dependent oxidoreductase, whose product MGKGMEHRAGSVMVVGGGIAGIQAALDLTELGYYVYLLEKAPVVGGVMAQLDKTFPTNDCSLUILAPKLVEAGRSPNIEMITNADLLALDGKPGDFTVKVRKRPRYIDADKCTACGLCTQYCPKHLSDAYNEGLSLTRPIHIDYAQAVPATYYIDPSACMSVQHDTCQICVPVCQSHAIDFSQQPEEVDIKVGAMVLSPGFGRIDDATLEKYSYGDHPDVVTAVEFERMTTASGPFLGEVKCFSNGRHPKRMAFIQCVGSRDLGCDNGYCSSVCCMYAIKEAMVAKEHDPEVDITIYYMDIRTQGKDFDKARERAENMGVKFVRAKVAGVTPWENNLRLTYSTLDGKHEFKPYDMVVLSVGLEAPKDAKGISEITGMELNHYDFAKTDTFNPLKTSVEGVVVAGAFQGPKDIPESVTQASATAGIVAGMLEKQRGLGIVHKSYPDEKPMDEEVRIGVFVCHCGINIASVVDVRKVEDSVEGMEGVVYHTDSLYSCSADAVKTLKDRILEHNLNRVVIAACSPRTHEPLFQETLKDAGLNRCLIEMVNIRDQCSWVHAGEPEAATDKSQDLVRMAVAKARGMRPLPEQTVPVTPKALIIGAGIAGMTVALNLAAQGFDSVLVEKSEKLGGSLGLLNHTLDTHETASHLHKLVAEVEANEHIDVLTKAELKDFSGFIGNFSSVVAEEGGAEHTVDHGVVVLATGGHEHRPEGYLLEENDKVVTQTELEQQLAGGGKAPESIIMVQCAGSRGDDLNYCSKVCCNHAVKNALTIKELNPASQVIVLYRDMRTYGYAEDAYREARLKGVIFIPYELEQKPQVSASAKGRKLTVKFFDALLQEEVEMHPDMVALSVGIVPDGTEDLSKLLKAPLTDDRFFLEAHVKLRPVELPVSGVYVCGLAHGPKPVDETIAQAQAAAAKAAIPLVKGAVSIDPIVSVVEQEKCIGCGICASLCPFGSIEMIKKDKKRKAQTIAASCKACGICSSHCPTFAISMGGFTNEQIMDQIAAFGNVKATELVEA is encoded by the coding sequence ATGGGAAAAGGAATGGAACACAGGGCCGGATCAGTGATGGTCGTGGGCGGAGGTATCGCCGGGATACAAGCCGCCCTTGACCTGACTGAACTTGGTTATTACGTCTACCTGCTGGAAAAAGCACCGGTTGTGGGCGGGGTTATGGCCCAGCTCGATAAAACCTTTCCGACCAATGATTGCTCTCTCTGAATACTTGCACCTAAGCTGGTAGAGGCCGGTCGGTCTCCAAATATAGAGATGATCACCAATGCGGATCTTTTGGCATTGGACGGAAAACCGGGTGATTTTACCGTGAAAGTACGGAAACGCCCTCGTTATATTGATGCGGACAAGTGTACAGCCTGCGGGTTGTGTACCCAATACTGTCCCAAGCATCTTTCAGATGCGTACAATGAAGGACTGTCTCTGACCCGTCCTATTCATATCGATTATGCTCAGGCCGTGCCCGCGACCTATTATATTGATCCGTCGGCCTGTATGTCTGTGCAGCACGATACCTGCCAGATCTGCGTACCGGTCTGCCAGAGTCATGCTATTGACTTCAGCCAGCAGCCGGAAGAGGTTGATATCAAGGTCGGGGCAATGGTGCTGTCACCGGGCTTTGGCAGGATAGATGACGCCACGCTGGAAAAATATTCCTACGGCGATCACCCGGACGTGGTGACCGCTGTTGAGTTTGAGCGGATGACCACAGCATCAGGTCCTTTCCTTGGTGAGGTGAAATGCTTCTCCAATGGTCGCCATCCTAAGCGCATGGCCTTTATCCAATGCGTGGGTTCCAGGGATCTGGGCTGCGATAACGGCTACTGCTCTTCGGTCTGCTGTATGTATGCGATCAAAGAAGCAATGGTTGCCAAGGAGCATGACCCGGAAGTGGATATTACCATCTACTACATGGATATCCGTACCCAGGGCAAGGATTTTGATAAGGCCAGGGAACGGGCGGAAAACATGGGCGTGAAGTTTGTCCGGGCCAAGGTCGCCGGTGTGACTCCGTGGGAGAATAACCTTCGGTTGACGTATTCCACCTTGGACGGCAAGCATGAGTTCAAACCCTATGATATGGTGGTTCTTTCTGTGGGTCTGGAAGCACCCAAGGATGCCAAGGGTATTTCTGAGATTACCGGAATGGAGCTGAATCATTATGATTTTGCTAAAACCGATACCTTTAACCCGCTGAAGACCAGCGTGGAAGGTGTGGTTGTGGCCGGGGCATTCCAAGGGCCCAAGGATATTCCTGAATCGGTTACCCAGGCATCGGCAACTGCCGGTATTGTGGCCGGGATGTTGGAAAAACAGCGTGGGCTGGGAATTGTTCACAAGTCCTACCCGGATGAAAAGCCGATGGACGAAGAGGTTCGCATCGGGGTCTTTGTCTGCCATTGCGGTATCAATATCGCCTCGGTGGTGGATGTCCGTAAGGTGGAAGATTCGGTCGAGGGCATGGAAGGGGTTGTGTATCATACCGATTCCCTCTATTCCTGTTCCGCCGATGCTGTCAAGACCTTAAAGGATCGGATTCTTGAGCATAACCTGAATCGGGTGGTTATTGCCGCCTGTTCGCCGCGAACCCATGAGCCGCTCTTTCAGGAAACGCTCAAGGATGCGGGCCTGAACCGTTGCCTGATCGAGATGGTCAATATTCGCGATCAATGTTCTTGGGTCCATGCTGGTGAGCCGGAAGCGGCCACGGATAAATCGCAGGATCTGGTGCGGATGGCTGTGGCCAAGGCCAGAGGAATGCGGCCTTTGCCGGAGCAGACCGTGCCGGTTACGCCCAAGGCCTTGATCATCGGAGCAGGCATTGCCGGGATGACTGTGGCGTTGAACTTGGCAGCGCAGGGTTTTGACTCTGTGCTGGTGGAAAAAAGCGAAAAGCTGGGCGGTAGCTTGGGCCTGCTGAATCATACCCTGGATACCCACGAGACTGCTTCGCATCTGCACAAGCTGGTGGCCGAGGTTGAGGCGAACGAGCATATTGATGTCCTGACCAAGGCCGAGCTGAAAGATTTTTCCGGCTTTATCGGTAATTTCTCCTCTGTGGTTGCGGAAGAAGGCGGTGCCGAGCATACGGTTGATCACGGTGTTGTGGTGCTGGCAACCGGTGGTCATGAGCATCGACCCGAGGGCTACCTGCTGGAAGAGAATGATAAGGTGGTCACCCAGACCGAGCTGGAGCAGCAACTGGCCGGGGGCGGCAAAGCACCGGAGTCCATTATCATGGTCCAGTGTGCTGGCTCACGCGGAGATGATCTGAACTATTGTTCCAAGGTCTGCTGTAATCATGCGGTCAAGAATGCGCTCACGATTAAAGAGCTGAATCCTGCCTCACAGGTTATTGTTCTGTATCGGGATATGCGGACCTACGGTTATGCCGAGGATGCCTATCGGGAGGCCCGACTCAAGGGTGTGATTTTTATCCCCTACGAGCTGGAGCAGAAACCGCAGGTCTCCGCATCGGCAAAGGGCAGAAAGCTGACTGTGAAGTTCTTTGATGCCCTGTTGCAGGAAGAGGTGGAAATGCATCCAGACATGGTAGCCCTTTCTGTGGGTATTGTTCCAGACGGTACTGAAGATCTGAGCAAGCTGCTCAAGGCCCCGCTTACCGATGATCGTTTTTTCTTGGAGGCCCATGTCAAATTGCGGCCTGTTGAACTGCCGGTTTCCGGTGTTTATGTCTGCGGTCTGGCTCATGGTCCGAAGCCGGTGGACGAGACCATTGCCCAAGCCCAGGCAGCTGCGGCCAAGGCAGCCATCCCGCTGGTCAAGGGTGCTGTCAGCATTGATCCGATTGTCTCTGTGGTGGAGCAGGAAAAATGTATTGGCTGCGGTATCTGTGCCAGCCTTTGTCCGTTTGGTTCCATTGAGATGATCAAGAAGGATAAAAAACGCAAGGCCCAGACCATTGCTGCATCCTGTAAGGCCTGCGGTATCTGCTCCAGCCATTGTCCGACCTTTGCTATCTCTATGGGTGGGTTCACCAATGAGCAGATCATGGATCAGATTGCTGCCTTTGGTAATGTGAAGGCGACAGAACTGGTCGAGGCATAA
- a CDS encoding type II toxin-antitoxin system PemK/MazF family toxin has translation MVIQQGEIYWLDLGEPRGSEPGFRHPHIVIQNNLFNTSQINTAVVCSLTSNLRRIAAPGNVLLNKGEANLPKKSVVNISQIFTVNKSELTEKIGQVSKQRFLEIFEGIRLLVEPREV, from the coding sequence GTGGTGATCCAACAGGGGGAAATCTACTGGCTTGATTTAGGCGAACCGAGAGGCTCAGAACCGGGATTTCGTCATCCACATATAGTCATTCAAAATAACCTGTTCAACACGAGCCAAATAAATACAGCGGTTGTCTGCTCCTTGACCTCAAATCTTCGCCGGATTGCGGCTCCCGGCAATGTTCTGCTCAATAAAGGCGAGGCCAATCTTCCTAAAAAAAGCGTGGTCAATATCTCGCAGATTTTCACAGTGAATAAAAGTGAATTGACGGAAAAAATCGGGCAGGTTTCCAAACAGCGATTCCTGGAAATATTTGAAGGAATAAGGTTGCTTGTTGAGCCAAGAGAAGTTTGA
- a CDS encoding pyrimidine/purine nucleoside phosphorylase, producing the protein MSEFSNVTVKKAANIYYDGKVTSRVVTFADGTTKTLGIMMPGDYEFGTKKKELMEILSGEVSVLLPGSDEWQVVEPGQSFEVPADSKFGIKIGTVTDYCCSYLD; encoded by the coding sequence ATGTCGGAATTCAGCAATGTCACGGTTAAGAAAGCAGCAAATATCTATTATGACGGCAAGGTGACCAGTCGGGTTGTCACTTTTGCCGACGGCACCACCAAGACTTTGGGCATCATGATGCCCGGTGATTACGAGTTCGGAACCAAGAAAAAAGAGCTGATGGAGATTCTCAGCGGTGAGGTTTCTGTGCTGCTGCCCGGTTCCGATGAGTGGCAGGTTGTTGAGCCGGGACAATCTTTTGAGGTGCCTGCTGATTCAAAATTCGGGATTAAGATCGGCACGGTGACGGATTATTGTTGCTCGTATCTTGATTAA
- a CDS encoding tetratricopeptide repeat protein, whose translation MIGETCLHGVAVYNPALWSREELKRYFVARTELLERVIDDLRRERSGSPCQHRLVLGLRGMGKSTLLRRIGIAVEEDEALGKEWLPLTFPEEQYNISSPADLWLNCLDAFCDILEERGLRDQVTALDRAVEELDDTETILERLLSEADKLGCRLLLLIDNIDLILERLKKEHWSLREILQSEPRLLIIGASSQAIEASYQYDAAFYDFFRVDELKGLTEAEMRATLTRLAEQGKTPHVLDLLKDDPARIKTLHTLTGGNPRTIVLLYNVLARGLDGDVRSDLEGLLDMVTPLYKARFEELPAQAQQLVDGLAVNWDPMTARQLADKLGWDVNTTSSQLNRLQQQALVEKVEPAKGKRAAFQIGERFFNIWYLMRASRRVRRRLIWLVHFLRMFFSADELQGHARKLLGEQGLDVRRAEYKLALARAMENKCLCRALEHNALSCIVLEKKDRKKIEALLDLEGDDAELRPQLNRILRDIKDEKLRRHTELIYQAISEGIMTSMDDVDRAEHAAQKYDAPGLAAATWNNWCVTYCCKNISEKQKERIATAYKQAIQADPNNDRLYHDLGRILEKYKYAKEAEKCYRKAIELKPNGTHLWLSLAELLHFTSGRFSEAEDAYRKFLEADKNNSLVWNNFGVLLHNHLEKFEEAEQAYRQAIEIDQNNASTWKNLGNLLRRYFKRLPEAEYAYNEAIRIDNNDASSWFNIGIILQDQERLHESEQAYRKSLEIEPNNWEAWTNVGVILSENVQRFQEAEQAYRKAIEIEPNEVYPWLNIGKLLEYKLKNFNKAEEAYKKAIEIEPRSSYSWNALGNLLQIRLNRCSEAEHAYRKAIETDPNSSDSWNGLGSLLQKYCKRFSVAEQAFMRAIELEPKNAVAYSNVAWLYYKQKKKLDQAVKFAKKSYELSSGDKMWESYTLSTLLVANNEWKEAENHIRYLIDKGDEEFFNAGWTVLFCIFKEAVYTGRTADALKLIDQTPVAERWRPLREALAAAAEGSRRYLNGVAPEVRQPALSILKEIAPELLEEK comes from the coding sequence ATGATCGGAGAAACCTGTCTGCACGGCGTTGCGGTCTATAATCCTGCATTATGGAGCCGTGAGGAGCTGAAACGCTATTTTGTCGCCCGCACCGAACTCCTAGAACGAGTTATTGACGATCTTCGGCGGGAACGGTCCGGCAGCCCCTGTCAGCACCGCCTAGTCCTCGGCCTGCGAGGTATGGGCAAATCCACCCTGCTGCGACGCATCGGCATTGCCGTAGAAGAGGACGAGGCTCTTGGCAAGGAGTGGCTCCCCCTGACCTTTCCGGAGGAGCAGTATAATATCAGCTCCCCAGCCGATCTCTGGCTCAACTGCCTGGATGCCTTCTGTGATATTTTGGAGGAGCGCGGCCTGCGAGACCAAGTTACGGCTCTGGATCGGGCGGTTGAGGAACTGGACGACACTGAAACCATCCTGGAGCGATTACTGAGTGAGGCAGACAAGCTGGGCTGCCGCCTGCTCCTGCTGATCGATAATATTGATTTAATTCTGGAGCGACTGAAAAAAGAACACTGGTCGTTGCGGGAAATCCTTCAGTCAGAACCCCGGCTACTGATCATCGGGGCCAGTTCCCAAGCCATTGAGGCCAGTTATCAGTATGATGCCGCCTTTTACGATTTTTTCAGGGTAGATGAGCTGAAAGGCTTGACCGAGGCGGAAATGCGGGCCACCCTGACCCGGCTGGCAGAGCAGGGAAAAACGCCCCATGTTCTTGACCTACTCAAGGACGATCCGGCCCGGATCAAGACCCTGCATACTCTGACCGGCGGCAATCCGCGCACCATTGTCCTGCTCTACAATGTCTTGGCCCGTGGCTTGGACGGGGATGTGCGCAGCGACCTTGAGGGTCTGCTCGACATGGTGACTCCGCTCTACAAAGCTAGGTTTGAAGAACTGCCTGCCCAAGCCCAGCAGCTGGTGGACGGACTGGCTGTAAACTGGGACCCGATGACGGCCCGGCAACTGGCAGATAAACTGGGCTGGGATGTTAATACCACCTCGTCCCAGCTCAATCGCTTGCAGCAACAGGCCCTGGTGGAAAAGGTAGAACCGGCCAAGGGCAAGCGAGCTGCCTTTCAGATCGGTGAGCGTTTTTTTAATATCTGGTACCTTATGCGAGCCAGCCGCCGGGTGCGACGCAGGCTGATTTGGCTGGTACATTTTCTGCGGATGTTTTTCAGTGCTGATGAGCTGCAGGGGCATGCCCGGAAATTGTTGGGAGAGCAAGGGCTGGATGTTCGGCGAGCTGAGTATAAGCTGGCTCTGGCACGAGCAATGGAGAATAAATGCCTATGTCGTGCGTTGGAGCATAATGCTCTAAGCTGCATAGTGCTGGAAAAAAAGGATAGAAAAAAAATTGAAGCGTTGCTGGATTTAGAGGGAGATGATGCGGAACTACGGCCTCAGCTAAACCGTATTCTACGCGACATTAAGGATGAAAAATTGCGACGGCACACTGAATTGATCTACCAAGCTATAAGTGAAGGCATCATGACATCTATGGATGATGTCGATAGGGCAGAACATGCCGCCCAGAAATATGATGCTCCGGGGCTTGCCGCTGCGACGTGGAACAATTGGTGCGTAACATATTGTTGTAAAAATATTTCAGAAAAACAGAAAGAACGGATTGCCACAGCTTACAAGCAAGCGATTCAGGCTGATCCTAATAACGACCGACTATATCATGATCTTGGCAGGATACTGGAAAAATACAAATATGCTAAAGAAGCAGAGAAATGCTACAGAAAAGCTATTGAATTAAAACCAAACGGAACTCATTTATGGCTTAGTCTAGCAGAATTACTTCACTTTACTTCTGGACGTTTTTCTGAAGCAGAAGATGCTTACAGGAAATTTCTCGAAGCAGATAAAAACAATTCACTTGTATGGAATAATTTCGGAGTGTTACTGCATAATCACCTTGAAAAATTTGAAGAAGCTGAACAGGCGTATCGACAAGCCATTGAGATCGATCAGAATAACGCATCAACATGGAAGAACCTTGGTAACCTACTGCGTCGTTATTTTAAACGATTACCAGAAGCTGAATATGCTTATAATGAGGCTATCAGAATTGATAATAACGATGCATCTTCTTGGTTTAATATAGGAATCATTTTACAGGATCAAGAACGACTTCATGAATCAGAACAAGCTTATAGAAAGTCTCTAGAAATTGAACCCAATAATTGGGAAGCTTGGACTAATGTAGGTGTTATTTTAAGTGAAAATGTTCAACGTTTTCAAGAAGCTGAACAAGCATATAGAAAAGCTATTGAGATTGAGCCTAATGAAGTATACCCTTGGCTTAATATAGGCAAGTTACTGGAATACAAATTGAAAAATTTCAATAAAGCAGAAGAGGCTTACAAAAAAGCCATTGAGATTGAGCCACGTTCTTCTTACTCATGGAATGCGCTTGGAAATCTTTTACAAATTCGTTTGAATCGTTGTTCAGAGGCAGAGCATGCGTACAGAAAAGCGATTGAAACTGACCCTAACTCTTCTGATTCCTGGAATGGCCTTGGTAGTCTTCTGCAAAAATATTGTAAACGTTTTTCAGTAGCTGAACAGGCATTCATGAGGGCTATAGAGCTTGAACCAAAAAACGCTGTTGCATATAGCAATGTTGCTTGGCTTTATTACAAGCAAAAGAAGAAGCTTGACCAAGCCGTAAAATTTGCCAAGAAAAGCTATGAGTTGTCTTCAGGAGATAAGATGTGGGAGAGTTACACGTTATCCACTCTTCTTGTTGCAAATAATGAATGGAAGGAGGCGGAAAATCATATACGTTATTTGATTGATAAGGGTGATGAAGAATTCTTTAATGCAGGGTGGACTGTCTTATTCTGCATATTTAAAGAGGCTGTCTATACAGGCAGAACCGCAGATGCATTGAAACTCATTGACCAAACACCAGTTGCCGAACGCTGGCGTCCCTTACGCGAAGCCCTTGCCGCCGCAGCTGAAGGCAGCCGTCGCTACCTGAACGGCGTTGCCCCGGAGGTGCGCCAACCCGCTCTGTCCATCCTCAAGGAAATCGCCCCGGAGCTTCTGGAGGAAAAATAA